One part of the Glycine soja cultivar W05 chromosome 11, ASM419377v2, whole genome shotgun sequence genome encodes these proteins:
- the LOC114377648 gene encoding THO complex subunit 4A-like: protein MSAAMDMSLDDIIKNNKKSGSGSSRGRIRPSGSGPSRRFPNRAANRAAPYATAKAPEATWQHDLYADQQVAAAGYPAQGGRAASIETGTKLYISNLDYGVSSDDIKELFAEVGDLKRHAVHYDRSGRSKGTAEVVFSRRADAVAAVKRYNNVQLDGKPMKIEIVGTNISTPGVAPARNGAIGNFDGVPRSGQGRGGALRRPGGRGQGVRRDRGRGRGRGGAGRGEKVSADDLDADLEKYHAEAMQLN, encoded by the exons ATGTCTGCAGCTATGGATATGTCGCTCGACGACATAATCAAGAACAACAAAAAATCTGGATCCGGAAGTTCCCGTGGCCGGATCCGACCCTCCGGTTCCGGACCTTCTCGCCGGTTCCCCAACCGTGCCGCCAACCGCGCCGCTCCTTATGCCACCGCTAAG GCGCCGGAGGCGACGTGGCAGCACGATTTATATGCAGATCAGCAAGTGGCTGCGGCGGGGTACCCTGCTCAAGGTGGTCGTGCGGCTTCCATAGAAACTGGGACTAAGCTTTACATTTCAAACTTGGATTATGGTGTTTCCAGTGACGATATTAAG GAATTGTTTGCTGAAGTTGGTGACCTGAAACGGCATGCGGTTCATTATGACAGGAGTGGCAGATCAAAG GGTACAGCAGAAGTAGTATTTTCACGACGAGCTGATGCTGTAGCTGCTGTAAAGAGATACAACAATGTTCAGTTGGATGGGAAACCAATGAAGATTGAGATTGTGGGAACCAACATTTCCACACCTGGTGTGGCTCCTGCTCGTAACGGGGCTATTGGAAATTTTGATGGAGTTCCTCGAAG TGGACAAGGAAGAGGTGGGGCATTAAGAAGGCCAGGAGGAAGAGGGCAGGGCGTTCGAAGGGATCGGGGACGGGGAAGAGGTCGTGGCGGAGCAGGTCGCGGTGAAAAGGTATCTGCTGATGATCTTGATGCGGATTTGGAGAAGTATCATGCAGAGGCAATGCAATTGAACTGA
- the LOC114373649 gene encoding probable histone H2B.1 isoform X1, with amino-acid sequence MAPKAEKKPAEKKPAEEKKSTVGDKAPAEKKPKAGKKLPKEGGAGGEGKKKKRNKKSVETYKIYIFKVLKQVHPDIGISSKAMGIMNSFINDIFEKLAQESSRLARYNKKPTITSREIQTAVRLVLPGELAKHAVSEGTKAVTKFTSS; translated from the coding sequence GCAGAGAAGAAGCCAGCGGAGAAGAAGCCCGCGGAGGAGAAGAAGTCGACGGTGGGAGACAAGGCTCCGGCGGAGAAGAAGCCAAAGGCCGGAAAGAAGCTTCCGAAGGAGGGAGGCGCCGGCggagaagggaagaagaagaagagaaacaaGAAGAGCGTGGAGACATACAAGATCTACATCTTCAAGGTTCTGAAGCAGGTCCACCCTGACATTGGTATCTCAAGCAAGGCCATGGGAATCATGAACAGCTTCATCAACGACATCTTCGAGAAGCTTGCCCAGGAATCTTCTAGACTTGCCCGTTACAACAAGAAGCCCACCATCACTTCAAGGGAAATTCAGACCGCGGTCAGGCTTGTGCTGCCCGGTGAATTGGCCAAGCACGCCGTCTCTGAGGGTACCAAGGCTGTCACCAAGTTCACTAGCTCTTGA
- the LOC114373649 gene encoding probable histone H2B.1 isoform X2: MAPKAEKKPAEKKPAEEKKSTVGDKAPAEKKPKAGKKLPKEGGAGGEGKKKKRNKKSVETYKIYIFKVLKQVHPDIGISSKAMGIMNSFINDIFEKLAQESSRLARYNKKPTITSREIQTAVRLVLPGELAKHAVSEGTKAVTKFTREKKPAEKKPAEEKKSTVGDKAPAEKKPKAGKKLPKEGGAGGEGKKKKRNKKSVETYKIYIFKVLKQVHPDIGISSKAMGIMNSFINDIFEKLAQESSRLARYNKKPTITSREIQTAVRLVLPGELAKHAVSEGTKAVTKFTSS; encoded by the exons ATGGCACCAAAGGCAGAGAAGAAGCCAGCGGAGAAGAAGCCCGCAGAGGAGAAGAAGTCCACGGTGGGAGACAAGGCTCCGGCGGAGAAGAAGCCAAAGGCCGGAAAGAAGCTTCCGAAGGAGGGAGGCGCCGGCGGcgaagggaagaagaagaagagaaacaaGAAGAGCGTGGAGACATACAAGATCTACATCTTCAAGGTTCTGAAGCAGGTTCACCCTGACATTGGTATCTCAAGCAAGGCCATGGGAATCATGAACAGCTTCATCAACGACATCTTCGAGAAGCTTGCCCAGGAATCTTCTAGACTTGCCCGCTACAACAAGAAGCCCACCATCACTTCAAGGGAAATTCAGACCGCGGTCAGGCTTGTGCTGCCCGGTGAATTGGCCAAGCACGCCGTTTCTGAGGGTACCAAGGCCGTCACCAAGTTCACTAG AGAGAAGAAGCCAGCGGAGAAGAAGCCCGCGGAGGAGAAGAAGTCGACGGTGGGAGACAAGGCTCCGGCGGAGAAGAAGCCAAAGGCCGGAAAGAAGCTTCCGAAGGAGGGAGGCGCCGGCggagaagggaagaagaagaagagaaacaaGAAGAGCGTGGAGACATACAAGATCTACATCTTCAAGGTTCTGAAGCAGGTCCACCCTGACATTGGTATCTCAAGCAAGGCCATGGGAATCATGAACAGCTTCATCAACGACATCTTCGAGAAGCTTGCCCAGGAATCTTCTAGACTTGCCCGTTACAACAAGAAGCCCACCATCACTTCAAGGGAAATTCAGACCGCGGTCAGGCTTGTGCTGCCCGGTGAATTGGCCAAGCACGCCGTCTCTGAGGGTACCAAGGCTGTCACCAAGTTCACTAGCTCTTGA
- the LOC114373650 gene encoding probable histone H2B.1 produces the protein MAPKAEKKPAEEKKSTVGDKAPAEKKPKAGKKLPKEGGAGGEGKKKKRNKKSVETYKIYIFKVLKQVHPDIGISSKAMGIMNSFINDIFEKLAQESSRLARYNKKPTITSREIQTAVRLVLPGELAKHAVSEGTKAVTKFTSS, from the coding sequence ATGGCACCAAAGGCGGAGAAGAAGCCCGCAGAGGAGAAGAAGTCCACGGTGGGAGACAAGGCTCCGGCGGAGAAGAAGCCAAAGGCCGGAAAGAAGCTTCCGAAGGAGGGAGGCGCCGGCggagaagggaagaagaagaagaggaacaagaaGAGCGTGGAGACATACAAGATCTACATCTTCAAGGTTCTGAAGCAGGTTCACCCTGACATTGGTATCTCAAGCAAGGCCATGGGAATCATGAACAGCTTCATCAACGACATCTTCGAGAAGCTTGCCCAGGAATCTTCTAGACTTGCCCGCTACAACAAGAAACCCACCATCACTTCGAGGGAAATTCAGACCGCGGTCAGGCTTGTGCTGCCCGGTGAATTGGCTAAGCACGCCGTCTCTGAGGGTACCAAGGCCGTCACCAAGTTTACTAGCTCTTAA